The proteins below come from a single Papaver somniferum cultivar HN1 chromosome 11, ASM357369v1, whole genome shotgun sequence genomic window:
- the LOC113323643 gene encoding exonuclease V, chloroplastic-like produces MVSRVSIFRPSFIYPFTTSLFDKNLRLSNQSQKRLLLLGCSSGSQYGNKFSVSDLRAWEWCEKQFEYDRQFAKYKRPTKSMKRGTARHKKLEEEVSKKVVVRKLSAEDAWAAKFMNFLICANQLSLEGLTRELPLVSLVNGKWFVGVVDELRMPIVGMVQNPSLVDTKTRNQATLPSEPQKRNSRLQLMCYKYLWDTTISTNFPIDEFFNSLGLDPQYNLPKEIQHRATNLGFHAKTLGDLVMFFQSTCSTLPPSEDELLLRYEYQVDNSLLGEETFAYDSDSFQSLMKNFLEFVGGQRDASYVSKNENWKCRICSYASVCPSNTKTHNIRHQ; encoded by the exons ATGGTCTCTCGTGTTTCTATTTTTAGACCATCTTTTATATATCCATTTACAACATCTCTGTTTGATAAAAACCTTAGATTGTCAAACCAATCTCAAAAGAGATTGCTGCTGCTGGGTTGCTCTTCAGGAAGTCAATATGGAAACAAGTTCTCTGTCAGTGATTTAAGAGCTTGG GAGTGGTGTGAAAAGCAATTCGAATATGATCGCCAGTTTGCAAAATACAAAAGGCCCACTAAATCTATGAAAAGGGGCACAGCTCGTCATAAAAAACTAGAAGAAGAG GTTTCTAAAAAAGTCGTGGTTCGTAAACTATCAGCTGAAGACGCTTGGGCTGCCAAATTCATGAATTTCCTCATATGCGCAAACCAACTGTCATTGGAAGGGTTAACTCGTGAATTACCATT AGTTTCCCTTGTGAACGGTAAATGGTTTGTTGGAGTAGTGGATGAACTCCGTATGCCTATAGTGGGAATggttcaaaacccttctctagtaGACACCAAAACTCGTAATCAAGCTACACTTCCTTCTGAACCACAAAAAAGAAATTCAAG GCTACAACTAATGTGTTACAAATACTTATGGGATACAACAATTAGTACTAACTTTCCTATAGATGAGTTCTTTAACTCCCTCGGCTTGGATCCTCAATATAATTTACCTAAAGAAATTCAACATCGTGCTACCAACCTGGGTTTTCATGCCAAG ACCCTTGGAGATCTAGTGATGTTTTTTCAAAGTACATGTAGTACGTTGCCTCCTTCTGAGGATGAGCTCCTGTTGAG ATATGAATATCAAGTAGATAACTCCTTGTTGGGTGAAGAGACTTTCGCCTACGATTCTGATTCATTCCAGAGTCTGATGAAGAACTTTCTTGAGTTTGTTGGAGGACAACGTGATGCCAGTTATGTTTCAAAGAATGAAAATTGGAAATGTAGGATATGTTCTTATGCTTCTGTCTGTCCTTCAAATACCAAAACCCACAACATCAGACACCAGTAG